The segment GGATCATCCCCTCCCCGATCCGCTTCCAACCCGGTTTGCAGTCCGGTGGTAGCTCGCCATCCCGGTAACGCTACTGAGTCACCCGCTCAATTTTCTGCACAATTTCCTGCACAATTTCCTGCCCACTCGGCATGTGCCTGACGTTCCAGCGGATGAGCCTTAATCCGGCCTCAATAAATATTTGATCCCTCATCAGATCCTTTTCTTCGTCATGGGAAGAGTCGTCCAGCTCGATGGCGGCAATAATCCGAAAACTTTTATCGCACACCAGAAAATCCACTGTTTTTTGGCGGATGGTCATGAATCTTTTTTTGTTTTGAAAACTGTTCCCATCTTTTGTGTAAAGAAACCGATCAAAACCAACCTGGGCCAGAATGATTTTGTCCGGAAGGGCTGATGCCAACTTGAAATATAAAACCTGCTCCGGATTTGTCAAAGGCCTTTTTGGATAAATTTTCGATGGATTGTATTCTTCGTTTAAATTATAATCGTTATCGGCGCTATCGGTGTTATCGGTGTTATCGGTGTTATCGGTGTTATGGGCATTGTCATTAGAGTCGTTGGAATTGTGCCTGAACAAGATTGACCATAAATGATTGATACCATCAAGAATAGAATATGATCTTTTTTTGTATCTTGTTTGTTTATTTCTTCTGTATTCCGCCC is part of the Magnetococcales bacterium genome and harbors:
- a CDS encoding DUF2726 domain-containing protein encodes the protein MASSNPGIVNAINIFNMLSVYLIAYAIFAVIVVVLIKIIKSKINRKYEWAEYRRNKQTRYKKRSYSILDGINHLWSILFRHNSNDSNDNAHNTDNTDNTDNTDSADNDYNLNEEYNPSKIYPKRPLTNPEQVLYFKLASALPDKIILAQVGFDRFLYTKDGNSFQNKKRFMTIRQKTVDFLVCDKSFRIIAAIELDDSSHDEEKDLMRDQIFIEAGLRLIRWNVRHMPSGQEIVQEIVQKIERVTQ